A region of Channa argus isolate prfri chromosome 8, Channa argus male v1.0, whole genome shotgun sequence DNA encodes the following proteins:
- the slc1a6 gene encoding excitatory amino acid transporter 4: MSVSHETCLLDQVLELIMNEKPPNSAGLFLNEDTEKPPPPERRNIRRYLRRAMERRASTTREWMNSISSDCVKGFFKRNLFVLLTVAAVALGVILGFTLRPHNLSLREIKCFAFPGELLMRILQMLVLPLIISSLVTGISSLDSRASGKMGVRAVIYYMVTTLIAVFIGIVIVMIIRPGKGSRDSPMGNSGNIAPVHAADAFLDLIRNMFPPNLVEACFKQYKTVYKKIVHTRNVTVTLNLTDSLNVTESNLSVNLSRVLHTIQERVEETVPVSGSSGGVNALGLVVFSMCFGLVIGNMKQQGQALRDFFDCLNEAIMRLVAIIIWYAPVGILFLIAGKIVEMKDLAEMGSQLGMYTVTVIVGLLIHGLVVLPLLYFLVTKRNPYKFIGGLLQALITALGTSSSSATLPITFRCLEENNHVDKRVTRFILPVGATINMDGTALYEAVAAIFIAQVNDMDLNFGQILTISITATAASIGAAGIPQAGLVTMVIVLTSVGLPTEDITLIIAVDWFLDRLRTTTNVLGDSLGAGIVEHLSHGELQNQDAEVLNSVMEENEKSYQLICQENNSLNHRNSETAM; this comes from the exons ATGAGTG TTTCCCATGAGACCTGCCTCCTGGACCAGGTGCTGGAGCTGATAATGAATGAGAAGCCCCCCAACAGTGCAGGTCTTTTCCTAAACGAGGACACAGAGAAACCACCCCCGCCTGAGAGAAGGAACATAAGGAGGTATCTAAGGAGGGCCATGGAGAGAAGAGCCAGTACCACGAGGGAGTGGATGAACTCTATCAGTAGTGACTGTGTCAAAGGTTTCTTCAAGAGGAACCTGTTCGTTTTGTTGACTGTCGCTGCAGTGGCTTTGG GTGTAATCTTGGGCTTTACTCTACGCCCCCACAACCTGTCCCTGAGGGAGATCAAGTGCTTTGCCTTTCCTGGGGAGCTGCTAATGAGAATACTGCAGATGCTGGTGCTGCCTCTTATCATCTCCAGTCTAGTCACAG GTATTTCATCTTTGGACAGCAGAGCTTCAGGTAAAATGGGTGTACGTGCAGTTATCTACTACATGGTGACCACCCTGATTGCTGTGTTCATCGGCATTGTCATCGTGATGATTATCCGGCCAGGGAAAGGCAGCAGGGATAGTCCTATGGGCAACAGCGGAAATATAGCACCAGTTCATGCTGCTGATGCTTTCCTGGATCTCATCAG GAACATGTTCCCTCCCAATCTGGTAGAAGCTTGTTTCAAGCAG TATAAAACCGTGTACAAGAAGATTGTGCACACAAGGAACGTGACAGTGACCCTGAACCTCACTGACTCTCTCAATGTGACAGAGTCTAACCTCAGTGTGAACCTCAGCAGGGTGCTTCACACAATACAG GAAAGAGTGGAGGAGACTGTTCCTGTGTCTGGTTCGTCTGGTGGCGTAAATGCACTCGGTTTGGTGGTCTTCTCCATGTGCTTTGGTTTAGTCATTGGCAACATGAAGCAGCAGGGTCAGGCCCTCAGGGACTTCTTTGATTGCCTGAACGAAGCAATCATGAGGCTGGTGGCCATCATCATCTG GTATGCTCCAGTGGGAATCCTCTTCCTGATTGCTGGGAAAATTGTGGAAATGAAGGATCTGGCTGAGATGGGGAGCCAGCTTGGTATGTACACTGTTACAGTCATTGTGGGTCTCCTCATCCATGGCCTCGTTGTCCTGCCGCTGCTCTACTTCCTCGTTACCAAGAGGAACCCTTACAAGTTCATTGGTGGTCTGCTGCAGGCACTCATCACGGCCCTGGGAACTTCATCCAG CTCAGCTACTCTGCCCATCACCTTCCGCTGTCTTGAAGAAAACAACCATGTAGATAAAAGAGTGACACGCTTCATCCTTCCTGTGGGTGCCACCATCAACATGGATGGCACCGCGCTCTACGAGGCTGTCGCAGCCATCTTCATCGCTCAAGTTAATGATATGGACTTAAATTTTGGCCAGATTCTCACCATCAG TATCACAGCAACTGCTGCCAGCATCGGAGCAGCAGGCATCCCTCAGGCTGGCCTGGTTACTATGGTGATTGTATTGACATCGGTGGGACTGCCCACAGAGGACATAACACTGATCATCGCTGTGGATTGGTTCTT GGATCGCTTGCGTACCACTACCAATGTGCTTGGAGACTCGCTTGGAGCTGGCATTGTGGAGCACCTTTCCCATGGAGAGCTACAGAATCAAGACGCTGAGGTCCTCAACTCTGTTATGGAGGAGAATGAGAAGTCCTACCAGCTTATCTGCCAGGAAAACAACTCCCTCAACCACCGCAACAGTGAGACCGCAATGTGA